Part of the Melopsittacus undulatus isolate bMelUnd1 chromosome Z, bMelUnd1.mat.Z, whole genome shotgun sequence genome is shown below.
cGTGCACGGACACGACAGGctctgcaaatctgctgcttATTCAATGATCTGCTTGGTTCGTctctcccatggcacaggctgcagaggcaggaagaggacaAGCTGGTTGATGTTCCTAAGGAGCACGGGGTGGTCCCCCCTCTCGGAGAACACCCTTCCCTTGGCATCTGCACCTCCCAGAACCAGGGGACAGAGGTGCAGGGAGACTCCgtgcctttctgcagtgatattttcagCATTGCGCCCATGGTAAGTGATGGCTGAGGacctcccttcctgctcctggtccttctcctctctgaatgAGGTCCCTTGGCAGATCCCACATCAGCTGCTCAATGTGCCAAGAGTGGAGACATCAGGTTTCTTGTGAGGCTGGGGGTGCTTGTTGCCAAAAGcctttctgagcagcagcaagagctgaccccaggctgggctctgctgcaaaGGCTGTGAATCAAGGGCACTTCGTGAGTGTCCTCACAGTGTTCAGAGGTATCAGTTATTCTCTGTAAGGACACATTTCCGGGTAGCGCATGGGGGTGAAGAAAGGACACTGGTGCACTGTTAGTTCACATACTGACCTGCAGAAATAAATGGTCTTCTGTGGAAAGGAGGCCAAATTGAGCCCAAGTTTAATCGTGGGGACAGCAATCCGTTCCTAAAACCTGGATGTATATCACATCTGAGTCTCCCTTCCAGTGTCGTCTGTGAGCCTGGACATGAGGCTGGCAGGTTTAAACAAGGTTTTTGAGTTCTGCTGCAGATAGGTAGAGAAAACTGCTCACTTTCCTGGTGATGCAAGCAAAAGCCCCATGTCCTTCAATCAGCCAGAGCCATTGTTCTGGGCATTCGCATGGTCTGAGCTGAAGAATGGCTGCTGTCTGAGCGGTGCAAGATCCCTTCTCATCTTGGTGAAactagtttatttttttgttttgttttccaaggaaggggctgctgttctcttcttgcttgcttttgCAGCCCATGTAAGGCTGAGAGCCACCAgtaccagcaccagtgcagtctcacagcactgtagctggcagcagcaggatgtgaCCAAGAGactgtgtcagagcagcagggatactggggagagtgggagctgctcagctgagcattcagagcatcctgtggtGTGTCAGAACTGGTTCTGGAGTGtgccccagggctcctgcttcaTTCCAGTCGCTGTGTCTCCACAATGAGCTTAAcctgttgtcgtggtttaaaccaagctgcacagcttgttcactcactccccctcctttGTCCCtcaactcctggagagctggggaggagaatccaaagaatgtagctcccatgggttgagataagaacagtttaataactaaggtgtaacacaaatcactactgctactaccaataataagAATCATAAAGATAAAGgaagtaacaagtgaagagaatacaacagctcaccagccaccgacccagAACTCACCCCACCTTGCCTGAATGAGCACCGgctgatacctcctccaaccccgCAGAGCACTAGACCTTCCGGATCACCCTCActtacatcctgggcatgacgtgctgtggtatggaatacctccttggctagcctaggtcaggtgtcttgtctctgcttcctcccggcctcccctcctccctggcagaacatgaggctCGGAAAGTCCTTGGCCAGGGTAAACATTTGAGCGGtgactaaaaacataggtgctatcagcaccgttcccagcctgaaagtcaaaacacagcactgcaccagctaccaagaaggagaaaacataactgctactgctgaacgcAGCACACCTGCTCTTGAGCTCCTGAGGTACATTAAGGGGAGGTCCAGAATTGTGGCTGAGTCCTGTCCGCATCAAGATGTGATGATGTAGAGACATGAGGCATAGCTTGGCCCCAAGCTGTGAGTGGAAACCTTTCCTAAATGGCCATGTTCCTGTTACACAGTTTGTTCTAGGGCTGAATCAAAGCAAGCTCTACAGGAGTCTCTCCCCTGCTGTCTTGTGCAGCGTTATCAGTCTCTTGATTTCCATGGATTCCATTATTTATGGAACAATCCTTTTCCCATTGAGTCTTGCTGGTGTCTGCCTTCCCCCGGCATGTGGGTGTCTTTACTCCAATCGAcagtattttctcctcttttacaCATGTAGAATGTGAAAATCCCGTCACTGACTTCCACAACGTGTTGTCTGTCGGTGGCCCTGTAACTCTGAGCTTGGACCAGCACCCTTCTTGCACTGCCCTTGAATCTGCCGGGGGGGGCCCCACCTGGGGGGGCCCCACCGGTGCCTCGGACGTCCTGGCCAGGAGCGGCTGCTCTCTTCTTTGCACCTATTGCCCGTGATTTCTGGGAGCACTATCTAGAAATCATCAAACCCTGGTGACAAGTGACTGGAGGAAGTAACTGCTTGCAGAGGTTAGGAAGCTGGTGGAGGGGTAGTGGTGTTGGAAGTGCTTTCTGGGCAGGATGGCTTTGCAGGTCTTGTGCAGAAGCTTTGCTAAGTGGAGCATCAGCTGCCTGTATTTCAGGTGTTGCtgtctgcagaagctgcagcaggtCACTTTAGCGTGTCTAGGGTTAAGTCCCGGCTGCAGATCAGAACAGGACAGAGGAGGCAGTGTTTTGGGACTTGCCATGTGACCGGGACCatttggagcagcttccaggccCGTGGGGAAGGAGCTGTTGTGCAGCTCTGACTTTCCAAGCACATCTCgctttgtatttaatttctttctgcaaataCCCACGAGAtgtcagcagaagcagctgtgatGGAAGCTCAGGTGGCTACCACAGGACAAAGTCCTTGCTTTGTGCTGCATCCTCCCCACCACAGCTTAGCTGCAAGTCACGTTGCGACACGTGGGAGCTGACTCCTTGGAAGTGGAAATCAGAGGAAAGGGAGGGCAAGAATTTATTACCATGGCACTGACCCCGAGAAGCCACCGTGCCCTGTGATTGCCTGTCAGTGACTCCTCAGTGCCACGTGCTAACTTTGAGCTGGTGGAGGCGGTCTTCCAGACATCCAGGTTATGaaagtgctgctgttgttgATCCAGAGGCTGGGCCAGCAGGTAGCAGTGTTGTTTGCTCCTGCAAATCTCCACCTCAGCTAGGAGCCAAGCTGGTCCCCATCCAAACAAGAGGATCCTGCAGAGCCCGTCAGGTTTTGGCAGAGGCGCCATTTCCAGTGGGAGCTGAGAGTTGAGTCATTTGTGGAAAGAGGAAGATGTTGGCTTTGGCACTGCCTTTCTCCTGAGTGCCCTGAACTAACAGGGTGTGCTCTGGATGTCATTTCGGTGCTGCGTTTGCCAGCCCTGTCTTTGGGTATTGTTCGCTGTGAGCACTGGCTTGGTTAATTGCTAAAATAGAAAAGAAGTGAGCTGTCTGTAAGCAAAGaggattcttcatgtatttccatgttgctttcttgctgctgctgcaggtgctcctgcTCAACAGAGGAGTTATTGAGACTCCCTTCGGCATGGTCTATCCCGAGAGAGCTCTGGACTCCTGCTTCGTCTTTGCCCCCCGGGAGGGCATGCTTTTGCCTTTCCAACATCAGATCATCTGGATCTCCTTCAATGCCACTGTCCTGGGGCAGTTCACAGAGGAATTCCAGTTCAGTGTGAAGGGATCCCCTGAGCCGCTGATGCTGACTGTGAGGTGAGGAGGGTTCTAAGAGCTTGGTGGTCACATTTGTAGGTTTCTCTGCGactgcagcagcaaatgaaGTGTAACTTTCAGCAAGGGGGAGCtgtggaatagtttgggttgaacAGACCATTTGCTGTGGTCCTTGATTTTGAATTGAGAAGCAGAGCTGGCATTGGTTGGCATCAAccatgaaataaattaatggaTGTTGTGCAGCTTCACGTGGTGATTCAAGTGCATGTTGGTAAGTGCTGGAGTTTGGAGCCTTAAAGTCTGCTGAATTTAAGGGCAGGTGAGGTGTGTGGTGGGTTCCAGTTTCATTATCCCTGCAACTAgttgaaaggaggatggagccaggaggtgtcTGGTCTCTTCTGCCAAGTAACAAGGgaaaggacaagaggaaacggcctcaatCTGCACAGGGCAGTTGATGGGCTGATGCTTTCCTCCAAGATTCAACTGTCCACTGTGTTGaattgttgctgctgttgtcaAGGGATGTTTGGGGCTCCCCTGGCTTCATGTCTCAAAGTCCTTCCCCCATAATGATTGCGTGGGTCAAGATCTTCTGAGAAAGGTGTTCCTGTACTCCATGGAAAGAGCAGTTCCAGCTAAGAAATGCCAAAGCAGGAAAGCTGTGGCTGGGAAGGGTAGCTACATTGACTCTACTGGGGACACCCATGTGCCCAACACAttacagatggggaaactgaggcacgcaGCCATCACTTGTTTGGTGTCCTTCATCAGGCCATCAGCAACTTGGGGGCATGTCCTGCATGATGCTGTGCCCCAAGGCCCACCAGCAGCTATGGGCTGCTGACCACTTTGCTTTGGCTTCCTCCTGTGCATGTGGATGCTGTGCTGAGCATGAGGGTGTGGGGTTGATTTGAAGCCCCCTGAGGTTCTCAGGCTGGCTTTTACCCACTGGAACGGTAAGGAAAGCTGAAGGCTTTGCACTTCTCTTTAAGCAAGGCAATGTCTCCTCTGCCTTTGTCCTCACAGTGGCTGTGTCATCGGGCCAGAGTTTCATTTTGATGTGTCATCCTTCTGCTTCGGCGACATCTCCTTTGGTGAGTGTGCCCTGGGCTTGGGCTGCAGGGTGGGAGGTCTGAGCCTTATCCAAATGGAGCACTTGGCCAGCAAGCATTGTACTTGTGTTCCTCCATAGCCACCTTCAGCATGTCAAAACCAGGACTGCCAGCTGCTAGGCAGTGTTCTGCCATCATGAGATCAAACAGAACCAGATAGAATGGCACAGAGCCAATCACATGGGTCAAATAGAACCTAAGGAGTAGGAAGTCAGTGTTGTCTGGTGTCCATCACAGTCATTCAAGCCCCAGTCTCCCAGTCCTTGGCAAAAGAAAGACTGTGAAAGTGTCTCTTGTCCCAGGACAACTGGAGAAGGGAGTTGAAGGCAAGTTGTAGGTGCCCTGGGCAAATTTGCTGTTGTGAGGCAAGGGCACCATTTACCCACCTGACCATTAGCATGAGAAATCACTTAGTGCTGTGAGGCCAACTCGTTGTCAGCTGCCAGATAACATGGCCAAGCAGGAGCTCTGCATTGGACACCCATGTCTTCAGACACAggctcctccttcccctccaaaagcccagctctgctgacaGAGCTGGTGGCTGTGCACCCAGAGCACCTCCACTGAGATGCACGTTCTGGTTCTCCATCTCAGTCTCGCAAAGGACTTCTCACTGAGATGGTCTAAAGTTTAAATGTGacctgaaccccccaggtcaGCTGTGATTGTGTCAGTGGCTTCCATTATGGAAAGCAAGTACCAAAGCTGAAGCCATGTCAGGCTTTGTGGGGTAACAAAAGCCAGTGTGCAGCATGGCTGTGTGTCCCCATTCCTTCAGGAGGGTGAGACACAGGTCCTGCTGTCCTGCTTGTTCTTGAGCAAGCATCAGGTTTGCTTCCAGTCAAGTGGGCTGTGAGCTGTCACGGGCTCAGTCTTGGTTGTCCCAACCCAGGAGGTGCATCAAGGTTCCTGTCTGAAGAAACTGCTTTAGAGTGCTCTGCATCATGTTGTGGCTCCCGAtttcatccttccttcctttcctttcctttcctggatCATCTCTTTGATGACAACATACTGCTTTTATCTCTTGAAAACTGTGGGGGTGTTTGTGGAGTTGACAGGGATTTTCTGGATTGACTTTTCAGAGTGACTGTTCTGGATGCACCGTCATCGTTGAGAAAGAATTGGTGCTGGTCTGGGGGAGGCGAGAGCTCTTGACAGTCAGAGAGAGACATTGTGGTGTTCAGCATCACCCAGAGTGGGCATTTCTGTGTGACAAGCATAAAAGGGAACTTAATTGAGGACGACTTCCCCACAGAGCTTCTCAATCAGCTGTAATTGCCATTGAAAGGAGGCGAAGTGCAAGCGCAGTTTTATCAGAGCAGGATGTCCATGCCAGGAATCACGGGATAATAAACTCCTGTTGTGTCCTTTTCCCAGGCTTTCCTCgcaccctgtgctgctgcctcactAACACTTCCTCGGTGCCCTTCAACTTCAACCTTCGCATTCCTGGGGACGGCTCGGGAGCACTCAGCGTGACCAGTTTTGCTCAGGTGTCAGAGCGCAGTGGTCTGTCGTGGAGAAGGAGAGCCCGAGGTGCCAAGAAGCCAGCTGAATTTACTATCAGGCCCTTCACAGGGACCGTCTGCTCCAAGGAACACTTGGATATCCAGGTACGGGAAGAGTCCAGGCCTGTGTGCTTCAGAGGTGGAGCTGGAGCTTCAGTGATGTTGCAGGGTCTTTAGCACTGCTGGCTCTGAGCGTCATGTGAGTAAGAGATGTACACTAGTGTTGGGCTCTACATCTGCCCTGGCGACTGCAAAGTGTATTCGGGAATTCAAATATTGTCCAAAGACTTCTGTTACTGCCAGAGACTGTGCTCTACACATGAACCAGCAGAAGAATTCAAGGCAaacatcatagaatcctagcctggtttgggttggaagaggccTTCCAGCTCATGCAAttgcaaccccctgccatgggcagggacactttccaccagatgaggttgctccaagccacatccaaactggccttgaacaccagcagggatggggcagccacagcttctctggggcaatctgtgccagggcctcagcacagGGAAGAAGGTCTTCCTGATATCTCATCTTCCTAAGATCTACtaaatccttcctttcctttctgtggaACAAGATCTGGAGGGCACTGCATATGGACAATGGGGTTTGGGAGTGATGAAGTATTTGATGCTCTTGTCTTCCAGGTCACCCTGTGCTCCAATACCATGAAGAGATACAAGCTGGCCCTGGTAGTAGATGTGGATGGTGTTGGCAGAGTTATCACTGCTCGTCAGAGCCAGGTACCAGTGCTTCCCTTGCAGCCCATCTTCTTTCCCTGTGCATCTGCCACAAGCAAGTGGTGCTGCCTTGCACAGAGCTGCCTGGCTCCAGCTCCAAACGAGGAGCATTGCTCAATGAGCTAGTTGTGCTCACACCTTGCTGGGGCCATTGAGAGGGTCCTTGCAAGCCTCCTGGGGCAAAGGGGGACAAAGCTGACTTGGGACAGGGCACCGTGCTCTGCATGGGCACTGAGCAGCTTTTGTGATGCTGAGACTCAGGGTCTGCCCCTCTTTTGCAAGAGGTTGTTGggtgaaaagaaatgaaaggctGTTGGTCACTGTAGGGGTATCAAATGTCTATTTGACAGTGACAAATGTGTTATGCTCCATTTGGTGCTCCTTGAGAAGGGAACAAGTAAGCAACACTGTCTCAGAATGTAATTGccttttgctcttctctctgccTAGATGTGTAGTTCTCCTGCTGCGAGTGCTCCAGCTGGCTGTGACATTTGGACGCTGCTCTCTCAAAGTCCCTTATCAGCAGATGCTGACCCTTCTGAATGACAGCACACTTCCAGGCTGCTACTGGGCTCTTCCTCAGGTTTGGCATCGCATCTGCCTCTTGCCTCCAATGTCACCTAGGGGTTTGTTAGAGAAAAAAGCGGTTTGGTTAAGATGTTGCTGGTTTGTCTTCAACCCTAAGGGTTTGCTGGGAACAGGAAGCTACCGGAAGATCAACTTCAGGAAGCAGCTTAAACTCTCCAGGAAGCAGATGATATTCTAGTCTTGGGGATGCTTTCAATGCAGGAGAACTTGTAGGGGTGTGAAAAGCTGCTGCAAGGAGGCTGCCAGTACGGGATGGGGTGTTGTGGAGGCAGCAGCTTTTGGACCCCCTCAGGATGCTGAATCCATACATGTCTTGCATCTTAAGTTGtgcctttctgctttctcctagGGGCTTTGGGACGTGTGTGGGAGTTGCTGTTGTGGTAGATGTTAA
Proteins encoded:
- the HYDIN gene encoding hydrocephalus-inducing protein homolog translates to MEVTLQVHPTKTSVYSSPLIIHCDTGENVHKSLCGTAVNADIKLDKSSLTIEKTSLMLSKQRSLVIHNQSGITAHFQWKCFVDQEEEEHQKLRLQRQEEDKLVDVPKEHGVVPPLGEHPSLGICTSQNQGTEVQGDSVPFCSDIFSIAPMVLLLNRGVIETPFGMVYPERALDSCFVFAPREGMLLPFQHQIIWISFNATVLGQFTEEFQFSVKGSPEPLMLTVSGCVIGPEFHFDVSSFCFGDISFGFPRTLCCCLTNTSSVPFNFNLRIPGDGSGALSVTSFAQVSERSGLSWRRRARGAKKPAEFTIRPFTGTVCSKEHLDIQVTLCSNTMKRYKLALVVDVDGVGRVITARQSQMCSSPAASAPAGCDIWTLLSQSPLSADADPSE